One Nostoc sp. UHCC 0302 DNA window includes the following coding sequences:
- a CDS encoding EAL domain-containing protein, whose translation MASSGRDITEYKETEAALRESEAKFRSLIQNSSDIIGIFEPDGTIRYESPSIERILGYKPEELIGKNAFEFIHPEDIPKSSNIFNYLIQNLGSTVRVESRFRRKDGSWCFLESTGSNLLAEPSVKGIVINSRDITARKVAEEQLVYDALHDGLTGLPNRGFFMNRLRYAVEYSKRHSDHLFAVLFLDLDRFKFINDSLGHTFGDQLLLIIAQRIKECLRSIDVAARLGGDEFTILLEGIEDISDAVRVAERIQEQLAKPLTLQGQEIFTTVSIGIAWSATNYNQAEDLLRNADIAMYRAKEQGKARYEIFDTDMHLQIIKRLQLENDLRRAIECQEFRVYYQPIVSLKTGRITGFEALVRWLHPQQGILVPEEFMPIAQETGLSIPIDEWVLREACRQTHQWQERFPLDSANMNCPLSINVNLCSSRFSQQKLLQHINQVLQETGLDPQSLKLEITENIIMENGEKAIIMLKQLRNLGIQLSIDDFGTGYSSLGRLHHFPINGLKIDQSFVSGNSADSGNLDIVETIVTLAKKLGVDVTAEGVETKQQLQKLKDLKCEYSQGYFFSKPLESKAAEALIMANPQW comes from the coding sequence ATGGCAAGCAGTGGTAGAGACATTACTGAATACAAGGAAACTGAAGCAGCACTGCGCGAAAGTGAAGCTAAATTCCGTTCGCTGATTCAAAATAGCTCTGACATTATTGGTATTTTTGAACCAGATGGGACTATTCGGTACGAAAGTCCATCTATTGAGAGGATTTTGGGATATAAGCCAGAGGAATTAATCGGTAAAAACGCTTTTGAGTTTATTCATCCTGAAGATATTCCAAAAAGTTCTAACATCTTTAATTATCTAATTCAAAACTTAGGTTCAACTGTCAGAGTAGAGTCTCGTTTTCGACGCAAGGATGGTTCGTGGTGCTTTCTGGAATCGACTGGTAGCAATCTTCTTGCCGAACCATCTGTAAAAGGCATAGTTATCAACTCCCGTGATATTACCGCACGCAAGGTTGCTGAAGAGCAACTAGTTTATGACGCCCTTCATGATGGATTGACAGGACTTCCAAACAGAGGTTTCTTTATGAACCGCTTAAGGTATGCGGTGGAGTATTCAAAACGGCATTCAGACCATCTATTTGCTGTCCTCTTTCTAGACCTAGATCGCTTCAAATTTATTAACGATAGCCTGGGACACACATTTGGCGACCAATTATTGCTGATCATTGCTCAAAGGATTAAGGAATGTTTGCGCTCTATAGATGTAGCTGCACGCCTGGGAGGAGACGAGTTCACAATCCTGCTTGAAGGTATTGAAGATATCAGCGATGCGGTACGCGTTGCTGAGCGGATACAAGAACAACTCGCAAAACCCTTGACTCTACAAGGACAAGAAATTTTTACCACAGTGAGTATTGGTATTGCTTGGAGCGCAACAAATTATAACCAAGCCGAAGACCTCCTGCGTAACGCCGATATCGCTATGTACCGAGCTAAGGAACAGGGCAAGGCACGCTACGAGATATTTGACACTGATATGCATCTTCAGATAATAAAACGCTTGCAGCTAGAGAATGACCTGCGGCGAGCAATTGAATGTCAGGAGTTCCGGGTTTACTACCAGCCTATTGTGTCACTCAAGACGGGGAGGATAACTGGTTTTGAAGCGCTTGTACGCTGGTTACATCCCCAACAAGGAATTCTTGTGCCAGAGGAGTTCATGCCAATCGCGCAAGAAACTGGGCTGAGTATTCCTATTGACGAGTGGGTGCTGCGTGAGGCCTGTCGTCAGACACACCAGTGGCAAGAGCGATTTCCGCTAGACTCAGCAAATATGAACTGTCCCTTGAGCATCAATGTCAATCTTTGTAGCTCTCGGTTCAGTCAACAAAAGTTATTACAACACATCAATCAAGTACTACAAGAAACTGGTTTAGATCCGCAGAGTTTGAAGCTGGAGATTACAGAAAACATCATTATGGAAAACGGCGAGAAAGCGATTATTATGCTTAAGCAACTGAGAAATTTAGGAATTCAGTTGTCAATTGATGACTTTGGTACAGGCTATTCCTCATTAGGTCGTCTCCACCACTTTCCAATTAATGGCTTGAAGATTGATCAGTCCTTCGTTAGTGGAAACAGTGCTGATTCAGGGAATTTAGATATTGTTGAGACAATTGTCACCCTAGCAAAAAAACTAGGTGTAGATGTGACTGCCGAAGGTGTGGAAACAAAGCAGCAACTTCAAAAGCTCAAAGATTTGAAATGTGAATATAGCCAGGGATATTTTTTCTCGAAGCCATTGGAGAGCAAGGCAGCAGAGGCGTTAATTATGGCAAATCCACAGTGGTGA
- a CDS encoding CoA-binding protein: MNLTPDSKVIIQGFYEFISATHIAQMKAYGTNLVAGINPGSGGEQQYGVPVFDLVEEVIEQFGTIDTTIICVHPYQVLDAALEAIASNIRQIIIISAGVPPLDMVQLLRKAEACETLVVGPNSPGIIVPGKILLGTHPSEFYTPGPVGIVSRSSTLTYEIACELTKAGLGQSISVSIGSDAIVGSSFLQWLQILDEDDTTEAIILVGQPGGGSEETAARYIAEAIDKPVIAYIAGKQAPPAKHWRQTGTLATIIGRDPNFGTAQSKLIAFKEAEVPVAERPSQIPELLRKEIN, from the coding sequence ATGAATTTAACACCAGACAGCAAAGTTATTATCCAAGGTTTTTATGAATTCATCTCAGCAACTCACATTGCTCAAATGAAAGCTTATGGCACAAATTTAGTAGCTGGTATCAATCCTGGATCTGGTGGAGAGCAACAGTATGGTGTGCCAGTATTTGACTTAGTGGAGGAAGTAATAGAGCAATTTGGAACAATTGATACAACAATTATTTGTGTACATCCTTACCAAGTACTGGATGCAGCATTAGAAGCGATCGCTTCTAATATCCGTCAGATTATTATTATCTCTGCTGGTGTGCCACCTTTAGATATGGTGCAGTTATTACGTAAAGCTGAGGCTTGTGAAACTCTAGTGGTAGGGCCTAACAGTCCGGGGATAATTGTACCAGGAAAAATTCTTTTAGGTACTCACCCTAGTGAATTTTATACTCCTGGCCCCGTAGGCATCGTTAGTCGTAGCAGTACCCTCACGTACGAAATCGCTTGCGAGTTAACAAAAGCAGGTTTGGGACAGTCGATTAGTGTGAGTATTGGTAGTGATGCGATCGTTGGTTCATCGTTTCTGCAATGGCTGCAAATTCTTGATGAAGACGATACCACAGAGGCAATAATTTTAGTTGGTCAACCTGGAGGTGGTAGCGAAGAGACTGCGGCGCGGTATATAGCTGAGGCAATTGATAAACCAGTAATTGCTTACATTGCAGGTAAACAAGCACCACCAGCGAAACATTGGCGTCAGACTGGAACTTTAGCCACGATTATCGGACGTGATCCTAACTTTGGCACAGCCCAAAGTAAATTAATTGCTTTTAAAGAAGCAGAAGTCCCCGTAGCTGAACGCCCTTCTCAAATTCCAGAATTGCTGAGAAAAGAGATTAATTGA
- a CDS encoding succinate--CoA ligase subunit beta has product MDLLEYQVKEWFGKIGIPVLPSQRIDHPTDLKRLKIRYPIVLKSQVHGAERAKAGGVRFAETTIDAIAAAQSIFNLPIWGELPEVLLAEAQYDANQEFYLAVVLDTAVCRPVLLGCKEADIDWESAGEKMEYVVVEQEFSPFYARRLALKMGLKGTLMQSISSVVEKMYHLFVQKDLDFVEINPLAVSTSGQVMALNGKVRVNERAIKRHPDLTEMAAKIISRHPSTEINSILGDWDGVTMRGKIGILGNGTGSVMATLDLVANAGGNPGVCLNLRHAFLTDKTPTTFRDRLETGLKILAADKGIQVILINFLGSIPQLEEVGQVIAEFVQSEKSELKSQVVRSNGSKSRREVSVLPLVIRLAGSEFNAVREYLDTIKTHSDALVVVENLDEAVDEAVRLAKSTVSKK; this is encoded by the coding sequence ATGGATTTATTGGAGTACCAAGTTAAAGAATGGTTTGGGAAAATAGGCATTCCTGTATTGCCTTCGCAACGAATTGACCATCCCACAGATTTAAAACGTTTAAAAATCCGCTATCCAATCGTTCTGAAATCTCAGGTACATGGAGCTGAGAGAGCAAAAGCTGGTGGAGTCAGGTTTGCAGAAACGACAATTGATGCGATCGCTGCCGCGCAAAGTATTTTCAATTTACCGATTTGGGGTGAGTTACCAGAAGTTCTCTTAGCAGAAGCTCAATACGACGCTAACCAAGAATTTTATTTAGCAGTGGTTTTAGACACAGCTGTTTGCCGTCCAGTACTTTTAGGTTGCAAAGAAGCAGACATCGATTGGGAATCGGCTGGGGAAAAAATGGAGTATGTTGTCGTTGAACAAGAATTTTCCCCATTTTATGCCCGACGACTAGCTTTAAAAATGGGCTTGAAAGGTACGTTGATGCAATCAATCAGCAGCGTTGTAGAGAAGATGTACCATTTATTTGTGCAGAAAGACTTGGACTTTGTGGAAATTAATCCCTTAGCAGTCAGTACTTCTGGTCAAGTGATGGCTCTCAATGGTAAAGTCAGAGTCAACGAACGGGCAATCAAGCGTCATCCAGACCTTACCGAGATGGCAGCAAAAATCATCAGCCGTCATCCCTCTACTGAAATCAATAGTATTTTGGGCGACTGGGATGGGGTTACGATGCGCGGTAAAATTGGTATCTTGGGCAATGGTACTGGTTCAGTAATGGCAACTTTGGATTTAGTCGCTAATGCTGGTGGTAATCCTGGTGTATGTTTGAATTTACGTCATGCGTTCCTTACAGATAAAACACCAACTACCTTCCGCGATCGCTTAGAGACAGGTCTAAAAATTCTCGCTGCTGACAAGGGTATTCAAGTAATTCTAATTAACTTCCTGGGTAGCATTCCCCAGCTTGAGGAAGTGGGACAAGTCATTGCGGAGTTTGTACAGTCAGAAAAGAGCGAACTAAAATCACAAGTTGTACGCTCCAATGGTAGTAAAAGCCGACGAGAAGTTTCTGTTCTACCCTTAGTTATCCGTCTTGCTGGTTCTGAGTTCAATGCTGTTAGAGAATATCTAGATACAATAAAAACCCACAGTGATGCCCTGGTAGTAGTAGAAAATTTAGATGAGGCAGTAGACGAAGCAGTTCGTCTTGCTAAATCAACCGTTTCTAAAAAGTAG
- a CDS encoding four helix bundle protein gives MPRELIRGHRDLDVYQIAFDAAMQIFEFSKKFPVEEKYSLTDHIRRASRSVCANLAEAWRKRRYEAAFIAKLSDAEAEAGETQTWLEFAVNCNYLDVENGRNLYRTYNSILSILVSMIHNSDKWIIPTSDNKRK, from the coding sequence ATGCCAAGGGAATTAATTAGGGGTCATAGAGATTTGGACGTGTATCAAATAGCATTTGATGCTGCTATGCAAATTTTTGAATTTTCTAAGAAATTTCCTGTGGAAGAAAAGTATTCTTTAACAGATCATATTCGTCGCGCCTCACGTTCGGTATGCGCTAATTTAGCAGAAGCATGGCGCAAACGGAGATATGAAGCAGCATTTATAGCCAAACTGAGTGATGCAGAAGCAGAAGCAGGAGAAACTCAAACGTGGCTAGAATTTGCGGTTAATTGTAATTATCTTGATGTTGAAAACGGACGGAACCTCTATCGCACTTATAATTCGATTCTTAGTATCCTCGTGAGCATGATTCACAACTCAGATAAATGGATCATTCCTACTTCAGATAACAAGAGAAAATGA
- the fetB gene encoding iron export ABC transporter permease subunit FetB has protein sequence MQGLIKLDMVDLAFAIGLMAIAIGLSAWEKIGLELNLALASGRTILQLLVLGYILDLIFALDNVWAVLAILVVLLTITAIVARNRISQKIPYVLPLVWGAIFASTALTVLYTNFLIIQPDKWYEPQYMIPLTGIVLGNAMNAAAIAGERLVSTINASTLEIETHLSLGATPEQAVSQYRKEAIRAGFIPTLNQMMLIGMVAIPGISTGQLLAGVKPLDAVSYEILIMFMIAFANLLTTLLVTKGLCRQFFNSAAQLVK, from the coding sequence ATGCAGGGTTTAATCAAGCTAGATATGGTAGATTTGGCTTTCGCTATAGGATTAATGGCGATCGCCATTGGTTTATCTGCGTGGGAAAAAATAGGACTAGAGTTAAATTTAGCCCTTGCTAGCGGTAGAACTATCCTACAACTACTCGTATTGGGATACATTTTAGATTTAATCTTTGCCCTGGACAATGTTTGGGCAGTTTTGGCGATTTTAGTAGTATTGCTGACAATTACGGCGATTGTCGCACGAAATCGCATCAGCCAAAAGATTCCTTATGTCTTGCCTTTGGTGTGGGGTGCAATTTTCGCCAGTACTGCTTTGACAGTGCTTTACACTAACTTCTTGATTATTCAACCAGATAAATGGTATGAGCCACAGTATATGATTCCCCTAACAGGGATAGTTTTGGGTAATGCTATGAATGCAGCCGCGATCGCCGGGGAACGCCTTGTCAGCACCATCAACGCGTCTACTTTAGAAATAGAAACCCACTTGAGCTTAGGCGCAACTCCAGAGCAAGCAGTTAGCCAATACCGAAAAGAAGCTATCAGAGCCGGATTCATTCCTACCCTGAATCAAATGATGCTTATAGGTATGGTAGCAATCCCAGGAATTAGCACCGGACAATTGCTGGCTGGAGTCAAACCCCTAGATGCTGTATCCTATGAAATTTTGATTATGTTCATGATTGCTTTCGCGAATTTATTGACAACACTTTTAGTTACTAAGGGATTGTGTCGTCAGTTTTTTAATTCCGCCGCGCAATTGGTGAAATGA
- a CDS encoding DegT/DnrJ/EryC1/StrS family aminotransferase, with protein sequence MIQSVNPVPAFDIKQQYTTIEAEVSAVVLEVLASGRYIGGPQVESFEQQFATYHGVSECVACNSGTDALYLALRVLEIGAGDEVITTPFTFIATAEVISAVGAKPVFVDIDATTFNLDVEKIAAAITPKTKAIIPVHIFGQPVDMTALMAIAEAHNLSVIEDCAQSTGAIWENQKVGSIGHIGCFSFYPTKNLGGCGDGGAITTNDSAIAVKLRILRDHGSKIRYIHEEIGVNSRLDALQAAILQIKLRYLDIWNDRRRAIANYYYQFLSQVPGIIPPQELPGGAGVWNQYTIRISGEDRNGSSAKYRDWVRNQLQEQGVSSMIYYPYPLHLQPVYQSLGYQQGELPVAEQACHEVISLPMFPELTDQQQDQVIYALKDCLG encoded by the coding sequence ATGATCCAAAGTGTAAATCCCGTTCCTGCGTTTGATATCAAGCAGCAATACACCACTATCGAAGCAGAAGTGAGTGCAGTCGTCTTAGAGGTTCTGGCTTCTGGTCGTTATATTGGCGGCCCCCAGGTCGAAAGCTTTGAACAACAGTTTGCTACATATCACGGTGTATCTGAATGTGTAGCTTGTAATTCTGGTACTGATGCGCTCTATTTAGCGCTACGAGTTTTAGAAATTGGTGCAGGCGATGAAGTAATTACAACGCCTTTCACCTTCATTGCTACAGCTGAAGTGATTAGCGCCGTGGGTGCAAAGCCAGTTTTCGTTGATATTGACGCCACTACATTTAATTTGGATGTGGAGAAAATAGCAGCAGCGATTACACCTAAAACCAAAGCGATTATCCCGGTTCACATATTTGGACAGCCTGTAGATATGACGGCGCTGATGGCGATCGCCGAGGCTCACAATTTGTCAGTAATTGAAGATTGCGCTCAGTCTACAGGAGCAATTTGGGAGAATCAAAAAGTAGGAAGCATTGGACATATTGGTTGCTTTAGTTTCTACCCTACCAAGAATCTTGGGGGTTGTGGTGACGGCGGCGCAATCACGACTAATGACTCAGCGATCGCAGTCAAGCTGCGAATATTAAGAGATCATGGGAGTAAAATTCGCTATATCCACGAGGAAATAGGTGTAAATAGCCGCTTGGATGCTCTACAAGCGGCTATTTTGCAAATTAAGCTGCGTTATTTAGATATTTGGAATGATAGACGGCGAGCGATCGCCAATTATTATTACCAGTTCCTCAGTCAAGTTCCAGGTATCATTCCACCCCAAGAATTACCGGGGGGAGCTGGGGTCTGGAATCAATACACTATTCGGATCTCAGGCGAGGATCGAAATGGTTCTAGCGCCAAATATCGAGATTGGGTACGTAATCAATTGCAAGAGCAGGGAGTAAGTTCAATGATTTACTACCCTTACCCTTTACATTTGCAGCCAGTTTATCAAAGTTTGGGCTATCAGCAAGGGGAATTACCAGTGGCAGAGCAAGCTTGTCATGAGGTCATATCCTTGCCCATGTTCCCAGAACTTACAGACCAGCAGCAAGATCAGGTAATTTATGCTTTGAAGGATTGTTTGGGATAA
- a CDS encoding DUF561 domain-containing protein gives MTMHSTLQGAFTNRRVLKVISGLNNFDSDRVAAIVKAAELGGATFVDIAADPALVQLAKSLINLPICVSAVEPEQFVQAVAAGADLIEIGNFDSFYAQGRRFEAPEVLELTQQTRALLPDITLSVTVPHILKLDQQVQLAEELVKAGADIIQTEGGTSSNPVHPGSLGLIEKAAPTLAAAYEISRAVSVPVLCASGISSVTAPLAIAAGAAGVGVGSAINQLNSEVAMIAAVRGLVEALVTAGSRAIA, from the coding sequence ATGACTATGCATTCCACACTTCAAGGTGCATTTACTAACCGCCGTGTTCTGAAAGTTATTAGCGGTTTGAATAACTTTGACAGCGATCGCGTTGCTGCTATTGTTAAAGCTGCTGAACTTGGCGGTGCTACTTTTGTCGATATTGCTGCCGATCCTGCCTTAGTCCAATTAGCTAAATCTTTGATAAATTTACCGATTTGTGTTTCAGCAGTAGAGCCAGAGCAATTTGTGCAAGCTGTGGCGGCTGGTGCTGATTTAATTGAAATTGGCAATTTCGATTCCTTCTATGCCCAAGGACGTCGCTTTGAGGCTCCTGAAGTACTAGAGTTGACTCAGCAAACCCGCGCTCTCCTCCCCGACATTACCCTATCTGTCACCGTTCCCCACATCCTGAAACTAGACCAACAGGTACAGCTAGCAGAGGAACTGGTGAAAGCCGGGGCAGATATCATCCAGACTGAAGGCGGTACTAGTAGCAACCCAGTTCATCCAGGAAGCTTGGGATTAATCGAAAAAGCTGCTCCCACCTTGGCAGCAGCTTATGAGATTTCCCGTGCAGTTTCAGTGCCTGTATTGTGTGCTTCAGGGATTTCTAGTGTCACAGCACCATTAGCGATCGCCGCTGGTGCTGCTGGTGTTGGTGTTGGTTCTGCCATCAACCAACTTAATAGCGAAGTGGCAATGATTGCTGCTGTGCGTGGCTTAGTAGAAGCTTTGGTGACTGCTGGCAGTCGCGCGATCGCTTAG
- a CDS encoding Uma2 family endonuclease, protein MSLTIQDLEKMQQQYPDYRMELVQGNIIVMSPSGYESDEVAAAMIAQLHNWVRPRKLGRVAASSAGFRLPNSDLRAPDASFVLAQRLRRSPKSFAQLAPDLTVEVKSPSDNLKELRAKVQEFLALGTKVGILINPDERIVEVYDSGKEVIILRDGDVLTLPDLLPGLEVQISDLWSPEFD, encoded by the coding sequence ATGTCCCTGACAATTCAAGACTTGGAAAAAATGCAGCAGCAGTATCCTGACTACCGCATGGAACTAGTTCAAGGAAATATCATTGTTATGAGTCCGTCAGGATATGAATCAGATGAGGTTGCAGCGGCGATGATTGCTCAGCTACATAACTGGGTTCGACCTCGTAAACTTGGACGGGTAGCAGCTTCCAGTGCTGGTTTCAGACTGCCAAACTCGGATTTACGCGCACCTGATGCGTCGTTTGTTTTGGCACAACGCTTGCGTCGCAGTCCTAAGTCTTTTGCTCAGTTGGCTCCTGATTTGACGGTTGAAGTTAAGTCCCCCAGCGACAATTTAAAGGAATTGCGAGCAAAAGTTCAAGAATTTCTGGCTTTGGGAACGAAGGTAGGAATTCTGATTAACCCTGATGAACGGATTGTTGAAGTTTACGACTCTGGAAAAGAAGTAATCATACTTCGTGATGGGGATGTGCTGACGCTTCCCGATTTGCTTCCAGGACTGGAAGTGCAGATTTCAGATTTGTGGTCGCCAGAATTTGATTAA